Proteins encoded in a region of the bacterium genome:
- a CDS encoding RNA-binding protein has protein sequence MAKKLYVGNIPFSATEDELRDLFSAHGELESVNVITDRETGRPRGFAFVEFAEDSGASAAQQALDGQDMGGRALRVNEANERQPRGGGGGGGGGGGGRGRY, from the coding sequence TTGGCCAAGAAGCTGTACGTAGGCAATATCCCGTTCTCCGCGACGGAGGACGAACTCCGAGACCTGTTCAGTGCCCATGGGGAACTTGAATCGGTCAATGTCATTACTGATCGCGAAACAGGCCGCCCGCGCGGTTTTGCATTCGTCGAATTCGCAGAGGATTCCGGCGCGAGTGCGGCGCAACAAGCGCTGGACGGGCAAGACATGGGCGGACGCGCTCTGCGCGTCAACGAAGCGAATGAACGCCAACCGCGTGGCGGTGGTGGTGGCGGCGGCGGCGGTGGTGGCGGCCGCGGTCGCTACTAG